The Phragmites australis chromosome 15, lpPhrAust1.1, whole genome shotgun sequence genome window below encodes:
- the LOC133891884 gene encoding WAT1-related protein At5g64700-like, with translation MSNGKVYATVVLIRLIYAGMHILTKAAFNEGTSTTVFVFYRHAVAAIFLLPFAFFLEIRKRSAPPLTFKLSAKIFVHAFYGMAGTINLYSMGLNYASATSSSAIFNIVPVVAFILAVMFRMETLNLRSVHGMAKASGILLCVGGVIVLALYQGPDLKSLNHHQLLSHHTSAAAAHAHSKKDWALGIFLMTTSVVIWSLWTVQQGPLLLEYPSKLLNTTLQCVFASVQSFVIALVMERDFSRWKLAGGVSLASVLFTGIVVAAISYYLQIWVIEMKGPVFLSMSMPLSLIFTMAIASLLLGEDVSLGSIIGSALLVAGLYNVLWGKSMEVEQGADETRSSADDGHVENAAAVRPEAGEEEKRGGTCDAADKA, from the exons ATGAGCAACGGCAAGGTGTACGCCACGGTGGTGCTCATCAGGCTGATCTATGCCGGCATGCACATACTCACCAAGGCGGCCTTCAACGAGGGCACCAGCACCACGGTCTTCGTCTTCTACAGGcacgccgtcgccgccatcTTCTTGTTGCCCTTCGCGTTCTTCCTTGAGATCAG GAAGCGATCGGCACCACCCCTGACGTTCAAACTCTCTGCCAAGATCTTTGTCCACGCCTTCTATGG TATGGCTGGAACGATAAACTTGTACAGCATGGGTCTGAATTATGCTTCGGCAACCTCTTCATCGGCTATCTTCAACATCGTACCGGTGGTCGCATTCATCTTGGCTGTCATGTTCAG GATGGAGACCCTGAACCTGAGGAGCGTCCATGGCATGGCCAAGGCCTCGGGGATACTCCTCTGCGTCGGAGGCGTCATCGTGCTGGCGCTGTACCAGGGCCCCGACCTCAAGTCCTTGAACCACCACCAGCTCCTCAGCCACCACACGAGCGCCGCCGCGGCGCACGCGCATTCCAAGAAGGACTGGGCACTGGGGATATTTCTGATGACAACATCGGTCGTGATCTGGTCTCTCTGGACGGTGCAGCAG GGGCCTTTGTTGCTGGAGTACCCTTCCAAGCTCCTGAACACGACGCTGCAGTGCGTCTTCGCGAGCGTGCAGTCGTTTGTCATCGCCCTAGTCATGGAGAGGGACTTCTCGCGGTggaagctcgccggcggcgtCAGCCTCGCCTCTGTGCTCTTCACG GGCATCGTCGTGGCCGCGATCTCGTACTACCTGCAGATCTGGGTGATCGAGATGAAAGGGCCCGTGTTCCTGTCCATGTCGATGCCGCTGAGCCTCATCTTCACCATGGCCATCGCCTCGCTCTTGCTGGGAGAGGACGTCAGCCTCGGAAG CATTATCGGCAGCGCGctgctcgtcgccggcctctACAACGTGCTGTGGGGTAAGAGCATGGAGGTGGAGCAGGGGGCGGACGAGACGCGGAGCAGCGCCGACGACGGGCACGTGGAGAATGCGGCGGCGGTACGGCCGGAggcaggggaggaggagaagcgcggCGGGACGTGCGACGCGGCGGACAAAGCCTGA